One part of the Terrimicrobium sacchariphilum genome encodes these proteins:
- a CDS encoding NAD(P)H-dependent oxidoreductase produces MKPTETILAALRWRYATKQFDPAKKIDEATWQALEEALVLSPSSFGLQPWKFFVVNNPEVRQQLVPHSWGQTQVVDASHLVIFAVKHPVTADDVRKHILRTAEVRSLPVEQLSGFEAVVNGFISKPESEFDVRSWATRQLYIAFGNFMTAAALLGVDTCPMEGLDPAGYDKVLGLEGSGYFTVAACPAGYRAETDKYAKLPKVRFEKSQVIQYI; encoded by the coding sequence ATGAAGCCGACGGAAACGATTCTGGCCGCCCTCCGGTGGCGCTATGCGACGAAACAGTTCGATCCCGCAAAGAAGATCGACGAGGCGACCTGGCAGGCGTTGGAAGAGGCGCTCGTGCTTTCGCCCTCCTCGTTCGGCCTGCAACCGTGGAAGTTTTTCGTGGTCAACAATCCCGAGGTGCGCCAGCAACTCGTTCCTCATTCCTGGGGCCAGACCCAGGTGGTCGATGCCTCGCATCTGGTGATTTTTGCGGTGAAGCACCCGGTGACCGCAGATGACGTGCGCAAGCATATCCTGCGCACCGCAGAGGTTCGCAGCCTTCCGGTCGAGCAGCTTTCCGGCTTCGAGGCGGTGGTTAATGGCTTCATCTCCAAGCCGGAGTCGGAGTTCGACGTGCGTTCCTGGGCGACGCGGCAGCTGTACATCGCCTTCGGCAATTTCATGACGGCAGCGGCCTTGCTTGGCGTCGACACCTGCCCGATGGAGGGGCTCGATCCGGCCGGATATGACAAGGTGCTCGGTCTCGAAGGTTCCGGCTACTTCACCGTGGCGGCCTGCCCGGCGGGATACCGTGCGGAGACGGATAAATACGCCAAGCTTCCGAAGGTGCGCTTCGAGAAGAGCCAGGTCATCCAGTACATCTAG
- a CDS encoding c-type cytochrome → MLRTFFILLAFVAILVVVMLGVRGQKSPAPPFEIFPDMDRQPKVKAQDPSTFYADGRAARPPVPGTVPLGYDQPQERPIKGVVTESTSPYDRVNFGTGTDYFNTGRIGAQWGTGIPFEVTMETMRRGQERYTINCAICHGATGAGDGMAKQFGLNTVQSLHQERLRTMSDGEIFNTITNGKNTMFGLGDRVQVPDRWAIIAYLRALQKSQGGATASELPPEERAKLLSTP, encoded by the coding sequence ATGCTGCGCACCTTTTTCATCCTGCTGGCCTTCGTCGCGATCCTGGTGGTCGTGATGCTCGGCGTGCGCGGGCAAAAGTCCCCGGCTCCGCCCTTTGAGATTTTCCCCGACATGGATCGCCAGCCGAAGGTGAAGGCCCAGGACCCGAGTACATTTTATGCAGACGGGCGCGCGGCGCGTCCGCCCGTGCCTGGAACAGTGCCGCTCGGATACGACCAGCCGCAGGAGCGTCCAATCAAGGGGGTCGTGACGGAATCCACCAGTCCGTACGATCGCGTGAACTTCGGGACGGGCACGGATTATTTCAATACCGGACGCATCGGCGCCCAATGGGGAACCGGCATTCCTTTTGAGGTGACGATGGAGACCATGCGGCGCGGGCAGGAACGCTATACGATCAACTGCGCCATCTGCCATGGCGCCACTGGGGCGGGGGATGGCATGGCCAAGCAATTCGGACTAAACACCGTGCAAAGCCTCCATCAGGAGCGGCTGCGCACGATGTCGGATGGCGAGATTTTCAACACGATCACGAACGGCAAGAACACAATGTTCGGCCTCGGCGATCGCGTGCAGGTGCCGGATCGCTGGGCCATCATTGCCTATCTGCGTGCGCTGCAAAAATCCCAGGGCGGCGCGACGGCCAGCGAACTGCCACCGGAGGAGCGGGCAAAACTGCTTTCCACGCCATGA
- a CDS encoding TAT-variant-translocated molybdopterin oxidoreductase has protein sequence MKRKLPHPPRESRPALWRSFAELENTPEFAQVIEREFPGGIEKNGSGLTKRDFVKLMGASVALTALTGCRRPEAQLVPFTKGVEWSVPGKFLYYATAMPTRGGAMPLVASTVDGRPTKLEGNPLHPASNGATDSFAQASVLDLYDPHRSRAVKRGGREVLAGEFEAFLAQLSEKRPQGLAFLVERKNSPTRDRLRGEIEQRFPGLIWSEYEPLGDDHEAVAAVFGPGVRLVPKFERADVILALDSDFLSSASEYGPAYAAGFYPRRNPDQPGAPMNRLYVVENHFTCTGGMADHRHRCKASLIGEFTRRLATRIVELTNHSGLATVLGAAPQTKADFDEKWIAECGADLARNPGRSLVLAGGQQPAWVQALVFGINEALGNHGMTILGVADEAPPTAPLGKLVEAMRAGAVKTLFILGGNPAYNAPANFVFRDLLARVPEVVRVGMFEDETSTVSEWHVPAAHYLEAWGDARTFEGTYTAIQPMILPLWGGVSELEILARLAGNAQPSGLDLVRQTYGLLSGATSVEGWSEFLRDGFLPGSQAAARELAFRANEAVRLAGDAVPVEGGIELVFLQSSSVDDGRYANNSWLQETPDFETKVTWDNVALVSPATAARLGIRANNFGLLQKVTAINHEVDFDMVADLITLKAGDVAIEAAAIVAPGHADDSISLALGYGRKGVSALFENVGFDAYPMRTSDGPRFRTPISVSVTGRTYPLARTQEHKSMEGRDLFREGTRERYKTDPKFVQSMGLVDAHNPPTTSLYEHPRLTAPEQWGMAIDLNTCIGCSACAVACQAENNVPVVGKAEVRRNRDMAWMRIDRYFAGSPENPEMLAQAMLCQHCENAPCESVCPVNATVHSEEGLNLMAYNRCIGTRYCANNCPWKVRRFNYFDYNQRPLEELYWGPLAPKGMADSLKMVKNPNVTVRMRGVMEKCTFCIQRIEEAKISRMVQAGPRNKYDVPVPKFQTACQQACPSDAIVFGNIADPKDRVTRLRQSDRGYVTLKYLNTQPRVTYLARIKNPNPAMPDAGSVGMANGPEGVHH, from the coding sequence ATGAAGCGGAAATTGCCTCATCCCCCGCGTGAAAGCCGCCCGGCGCTGTGGCGAAGCTTTGCCGAGCTGGAGAATACACCGGAGTTTGCGCAGGTCATTGAGCGGGAGTTTCCGGGCGGTATCGAGAAAAATGGCTCCGGGCTGACCAAACGGGATTTCGTGAAACTGATGGGCGCGTCTGTCGCCCTTACCGCGCTGACGGGATGCCGACGCCCCGAGGCGCAACTCGTGCCGTTTACCAAGGGTGTCGAGTGGAGTGTACCGGGCAAGTTTCTCTATTACGCCACGGCGATGCCGACTCGTGGAGGGGCGATGCCGCTGGTGGCGAGCACGGTCGACGGGCGTCCCACCAAGCTGGAGGGCAATCCCCTGCACCCTGCCAGCAATGGGGCGACAGATTCCTTTGCCCAGGCCAGCGTCCTGGATTTGTACGATCCGCACCGGTCGCGGGCAGTGAAGCGCGGCGGGCGCGAGGTACTGGCCGGGGAGTTTGAGGCTTTTCTCGCCCAACTCAGCGAGAAGCGCCCGCAGGGGCTGGCCTTTTTGGTCGAGCGGAAAAACTCGCCTACGCGTGACCGACTGCGGGGCGAGATCGAGCAGCGCTTCCCCGGTCTGATCTGGAGCGAATACGAGCCGCTCGGCGATGATCACGAAGCGGTGGCGGCGGTCTTTGGGCCGGGAGTGCGTCTCGTGCCGAAGTTTGAACGCGCGGACGTGATCCTCGCGCTCGATAGCGATTTTCTTTCCTCCGCCAGCGAGTACGGACCTGCCTATGCGGCGGGCTTCTATCCCCGCCGGAATCCCGACCAGCCCGGCGCTCCGATGAACCGGCTCTATGTGGTGGAGAATCACTTCACCTGTACGGGCGGCATGGCGGATCATCGCCATCGCTGCAAGGCCTCGCTCATCGGGGAGTTTACCCGAAGGCTGGCGACGCGGATCGTTGAGTTGACCAATCATTCCGGACTCGCGACGGTGCTGGGCGCGGCCCCCCAGACCAAGGCGGACTTTGATGAAAAGTGGATCGCGGAATGCGGGGCGGATCTGGCGAGAAATCCCGGACGAAGTCTCGTACTCGCCGGAGGTCAACAGCCGGCGTGGGTGCAGGCGCTCGTCTTTGGCATCAATGAGGCGCTGGGCAACCATGGCATGACGATTCTCGGCGTGGCCGATGAGGCCCCGCCGACAGCGCCGCTCGGGAAGCTCGTGGAGGCGATGCGTGCGGGTGCGGTGAAGACGCTTTTCATCCTCGGAGGAAACCCCGCCTACAATGCCCCGGCGAATTTCGTTTTTCGCGACTTGCTGGCTCGTGTGCCTGAGGTGGTGCGGGTCGGGATGTTTGAGGACGAGACCTCGACGGTTTCCGAGTGGCATGTTCCCGCAGCGCATTATCTGGAAGCCTGGGGCGACGCGCGGACGTTCGAAGGAACTTATACCGCGATCCAGCCCATGATCTTGCCGCTCTGGGGTGGGGTGTCGGAATTGGAAATACTCGCGAGATTGGCGGGAAATGCCCAGCCATCGGGTCTCGATCTGGTCCGGCAAACATATGGACTCCTTTCCGGAGCGACGTCCGTTGAGGGATGGAGTGAATTTTTACGCGATGGCTTTCTGCCCGGCTCGCAGGCGGCAGCCAGGGAACTCGCGTTTCGAGCGAATGAGGCGGTGAGGCTTGCTGGGGACGCCGTTCCGGTTGAGGGGGGGATCGAACTGGTCTTCCTTCAAAGCTCAAGCGTCGATGACGGGCGGTATGCTAATAACAGCTGGCTGCAGGAGACGCCGGACTTTGAGACAAAGGTGACATGGGATAATGTCGCGCTGGTCAGCCCGGCGACGGCGGCGCGGTTGGGGATTCGCGCCAATAACTTTGGCCTGTTGCAAAAGGTGACCGCGATCAATCACGAGGTCGATTTCGACATGGTGGCCGACCTGATCACCCTGAAGGCGGGTGACGTCGCCATCGAGGCGGCGGCGATTGTTGCCCCGGGCCATGCGGATGATTCGATTTCGCTCGCGCTTGGATATGGACGCAAAGGCGTGTCGGCGCTGTTTGAAAATGTCGGCTTCGATGCCTATCCGATGCGGACGAGCGACGGCCCGCGCTTCCGCACGCCAATCTCGGTGAGTGTAACGGGGAGAACCTATCCGCTCGCGCGCACGCAGGAGCACAAAAGCATGGAAGGCCGCGACCTGTTCCGCGAGGGAACGCGGGAGCGATACAAGACGGACCCAAAGTTCGTGCAGTCGATGGGCCTCGTGGATGCGCACAACCCGCCCACGACATCACTTTACGAGCATCCCAGGCTGACCGCCCCGGAGCAGTGGGGCATGGCGATCGACCTGAATACCTGCATCGGGTGCAGCGCGTGCGCCGTGGCCTGCCAGGCGGAGAACAATGTACCCGTGGTCGGCAAGGCGGAGGTGCGACGCAATCGCGACATGGCGTGGATGCGTATTGACCGCTACTTTGCCGGAAGCCCGGAAAATCCCGAGATGCTGGCGCAGGCGATGCTGTGCCAGCACTGCGAGAACGCGCCATGCGAGTCCGTCTGCCCGGTCAACGCCACCGTGCACAGCGAGGAGGGGTTGAATCTCATGGCCTACAATCGCTGTATCGGCACTCGATATTGCGCTAACAACTGCCCGTGGAAGGTTCGGCGGTTCAACTATTTTGACTACAACCAGCGTCCGCTGGAGGAGCTTTACTGGGGACCGCTCGCGCCGAAGGGCATGGCAGACAGCCTCAAGATGGTGAAGAACCCCAACGTCACCGTGCGCATGCGTGGCGTGATGGAGAAGTGCACCTTCTGCATTCAGCGGATCGAGGAGGCAAAAATCTCTCGCATGGTGCAGGCCGGACCTCGGAACAAGTACGACGTGCCGGTGCCGAAGTTCCAGACGGCCTGCCAGCAGGCGTGCCCGAGCGACGCGATTGTTTTTGGCAATATTGCGGACCCGAAGGATCGCGTGACGCGTTTGCGCCAGAGCGATCGCGGGTACGTGACGCTGAAGTACCTGAACACGCAGCCACGCGTGACCTATCTCGCCCGCATCAAGAATCCCAACCCCGCCATGCCGGACGCTGGCAGCGTGGGAATGGCGAACGGACCGGAGGGAGTTCATCACTAG
- a CDS encoding DUF3341 domain-containing protein, translating into MDTAGNTASPMYGVGAEFASAADLLRVAKEIRAAGYESFDVFSPFPIHGMDKAVQFRRSPLGRIVFIGGLTGFLTAMALQYIPSAVIYPLILHGKPFGFFAIPAYFPILFETTVLFSAFTAFIGLLMIIGLPRFNHPLFNWERFKGVSADGFFAVIESRDPKFAPAEAAEFLASLGGSNVTIIHED; encoded by the coding sequence ATGGACACCGCCGGTAACACCGCCTCGCCCATGTATGGAGTGGGCGCCGAGTTTGCGTCGGCCGCCGACCTCCTGCGGGTCGCGAAGGAGATTCGCGCGGCGGGATATGAGAGCTTTGATGTTTTTTCGCCCTTTCCGATTCATGGAATGGACAAAGCTGTCCAATTCCGCCGTTCACCGCTGGGGCGGATCGTCTTCATCGGCGGTCTGACGGGTTTTCTCACGGCAATGGCGCTGCAATACATCCCGTCGGCAGTCATTTATCCGCTCATCCTCCATGGAAAGCCGTTCGGTTTTTTTGCCATCCCGGCCTACTTCCCGATTCTCTTTGAAACGACGGTGCTTTTCTCGGCATTCACCGCTTTCATCGGTTTGCTGATGATAATCGGGCTCCCCCGGTTCAATCATCCGCTTTTCAACTGGGAGCGTTTCAAGGGTGTGAGCGCTGATGGATTCTTCGCGGTGATCGAATCACGCGATCCGAAATTCGCTCCAGCCGAGGCCGCGGAATTCCTCGCCTCACTCGGTGGCAGCAACGTAACCATAATCCACGAGGACTGA
- a CDS encoding cytochrome c3 family protein translates to MANFFPKWTNQLPWKVVVCLSVLTLSIAAAVTYYFTPKYTKVGYQPTQPVPFSHALHVDQLGMDCRTCHSFVEVASHSNVPSVQTCMSCHTQIKPDSPKLAPVRAAWNEGKMDGPPVNWVRIHRLPDYVYFNHAAHVNRGVSCFSCHGNVNTMEVVYQHEPQSMSWCLDCHRQPENALRPPSEVFNLNWKATSAHEQYQLGSKFKAEWGVNPPTDCGGCHR, encoded by the coding sequence ATGGCCAACTTCTTCCCGAAATGGACAAATCAGCTTCCGTGGAAAGTGGTTGTCTGCCTGAGCGTTCTGACTCTCTCGATCGCTGCGGCGGTCACCTATTATTTTACCCCGAAATATACAAAAGTGGGTTACCAGCCGACGCAGCCGGTTCCCTTTTCCCACGCCCTGCACGTTGACCAGCTCGGCATGGACTGCCGGACGTGCCACAGCTTTGTCGAGGTGGCCTCGCACTCGAATGTGCCCTCCGTGCAAACGTGCATGAGCTGCCACACGCAGATCAAGCCTGACAGCCCGAAACTCGCTCCCGTACGAGCCGCCTGGAACGAGGGCAAAATGGATGGTCCCCCGGTGAACTGGGTGCGCATCCACCGGCTGCCGGATTACGTCTATTTCAACCACGCGGCGCACGTGAATCGCGGGGTAAGCTGCTTTTCCTGTCATGGAAATGTCAATACGATGGAGGTGGTCTATCAGCACGAGCCGCAGAGCATGAGTTGGTGCCTGGACTGCCATCGCCAGCCGGAGAACGCGCTGCGGCCTCCCTCGGAAGTGTTTAACCTGAACTGGAAGGCCACGTCGGCGCACGAGCAGTACCAACTCGGCAGCAAGTTCAAGGCAGAGTGGGGGGTGAATCCGCCCACGGATTGCGGAGGGTGCCACCGATGA
- a CDS encoding putative Na+/H+ antiporter, with protein MAARALLFLILACLLAGIGVADAASGEGSGTFPLPLESYHDDNVPSLEAKLAGRITTDPFNLIATGIFLLAIVHTFFASKFLKIAHDYRHRYDVLEDRDERADGYRVARQRDSLQFRATLFHFLGEIEAIFGIWLIPLGIAIVVFKGWGSMVHYVDGVNFTEPIFVFVIMAIASSRPILFVAEKCLAMVAAVGKGTPAAWWLSILTLGPILGSFITEPAAMTISAMLLGERFYKLKPGKALAYATLGLLFVNVSIGGTFTHFAAPPVVMVATKWQWGLEFMMSHFGWKAAISILGSNLLVLAIFSRELLAMKANPEPRHESNDIPIPWTVTVVHLLAVTWTVLVAHHPALVLLGLLFFLAYVKATERHQFTISLRGPMLVGFFLASLVIHGGCQQWWIAPVLGGLGEWPLFGGAVLLTAFNDNAAITYLATLVPNFSDALEYAVVAGAVVGGGLTVIANAPNPAGQSLLQKHFGPGGVNPLGLLAGALGPTLIAAAAFMLLR; from the coding sequence GTGGCAGCGCGAGCGCTCCTTTTCCTGATCCTGGCCTGTTTGCTGGCCGGGATCGGGGTCGCTGATGCGGCTTCCGGTGAGGGGAGCGGAACCTTCCCGCTTCCGCTCGAGAGCTATCACGACGACAATGTCCCGTCGCTGGAAGCCAAGCTGGCGGGACGGATCACGACCGACCCGTTTAACCTCATCGCGACAGGCATCTTCCTTCTCGCGATCGTGCATACCTTTTTTGCGTCGAAGTTCCTCAAGATAGCCCACGATTACCGACATCGGTACGACGTGCTGGAGGACCGTGACGAGCGCGCAGATGGCTACCGGGTGGCGAGGCAGCGCGACAGCCTGCAATTCCGCGCGACCTTGTTTCACTTCCTCGGCGAAATCGAGGCGATCTTCGGCATCTGGCTGATTCCTCTCGGCATCGCCATCGTGGTCTTCAAGGGGTGGGGCTCCATGGTGCATTACGTGGATGGGGTGAACTTCACGGAGCCGATCTTCGTCTTTGTCATCATGGCGATCGCGAGCTCCCGGCCCATCCTCTTCGTGGCCGAGAAGTGCCTAGCCATGGTCGCTGCCGTGGGGAAGGGGACTCCCGCCGCATGGTGGCTGTCGATTTTGACCCTCGGGCCGATCCTTGGCTCCTTCATCACCGAGCCAGCGGCCATGACGATCAGCGCCATGCTGCTGGGAGAGCGGTTTTACAAGCTCAAGCCCGGTAAAGCACTCGCCTATGCGACACTCGGCCTCCTCTTTGTCAATGTGTCCATCGGCGGGACGTTCACGCACTTTGCCGCGCCCCCCGTGGTGATGGTGGCAACGAAATGGCAGTGGGGCTTGGAGTTCATGATGAGCCATTTCGGCTGGAAGGCGGCGATTTCCATTCTCGGCTCCAATCTCCTCGTGCTGGCAATCTTCTCGCGCGAGTTGCTCGCGATGAAGGCGAATCCTGAACCTCGCCATGAGTCGAACGACATCCCGATCCCCTGGACGGTCACGGTCGTGCATCTGCTCGCCGTGACCTGGACGGTGCTGGTGGCGCATCATCCGGCGCTGGTTCTGCTCGGTCTGCTCTTCTTCCTGGCCTATGTGAAGGCGACGGAGCGGCATCAGTTTACGATCAGCCTGCGCGGTCCGATGCTGGTGGGTTTTTTCCTCGCCTCCCTGGTCATTCACGGCGGCTGCCAGCAGTGGTGGATCGCCCCGGTGCTGGGCGGGCTGGGCGAGTGGCCGCTCTTTGGCGGGGCGGTGCTGCTGACGGCGTTTAACGACAATGCCGCCATCACCTACCTGGCGACGCTGGTGCCGAACTTCAGCGATGCCCTCGAGTATGCTGTCGTGGCCGGCGCTGTGGTCGGTGGCGGCTTGACGGTGATCGCCAATGCCCCGAATCCGGCGGGCCAGTCGCTCCTGCAAAAGCATTTTGGACCCGGAGGGGTCAATCCGCTGGGATTGCTGGCCGGTGCGCTCGGGCCGACGCTCATTGCGGCGGCGGCCTTTATGCTTCTGCGATAG
- a CDS encoding DUF192 domain-containing protein codes for MAVIGVLNMTNAMRFSVWICALFSAGALWAQTAAQPTLPTVKLTINGKALTAEVADDNTERATGLMFREKLAEDSGMLFVMPQVDEATFWMRNTLIPLSVAYIDPTGTILEIHEMKPRDETPIRSKFPYVAYALEMDKGWFEKKGILPGDRIIGLPAAPR; via the coding sequence ATGGCAGTAATCGGCGTCCTCAATATGACTAACGCCATGAGATTCTCCGTGTGGATTTGCGCCCTGTTCTCAGCGGGCGCGCTTTGGGCTCAAACGGCCGCCCAGCCGACTCTCCCGACCGTAAAGCTCACGATCAACGGCAAGGCGCTCACCGCCGAGGTCGCCGATGACAATACCGAACGCGCCACCGGCCTGATGTTCCGCGAAAAGCTGGCCGAGGACAGCGGGATGCTCTTCGTCATGCCCCAGGTGGATGAGGCTACGTTCTGGATGCGCAACACCCTCATCCCCCTCTCCGTCGCCTACATCGATCCCACCGGTACCATCCTCGAGATTCACGAGATGAAACCCCGGGACGAGACCCCGATCCGGAGCAAGTTTCCCTATGTCGCCTATGCCCTCGAGATGGATAAGGGATGGTTCGAGAAAAAGGGCATCCTCCCGGGAGACCGGATCATCGGCCTCCCCGCAGCTCCCCGTTAA
- a CDS encoding pseudouridine synthase — translation MLLALHKPFNVLSQFTPDVEGQRTLAEFGFPKNVYPLGRLDYDSEGLLLLSDEAGLNTRLLDPRRSHWRTYWAQVEGEITAEAARKLEQGVVIQGKKTLPARGRPIVPNPEPPPRDPPIRYRANIPTSWLELELREGRNRQVRRMTAAVGFPTLRLIRMKIGEYRLPPDLQPGQWTELTAGERRQIFG, via the coding sequence ATGCTGCTGGCGCTGCACAAGCCTTTCAACGTCCTCTCGCAGTTCACTCCCGATGTGGAGGGACAGCGGACGCTGGCGGAGTTCGGCTTTCCGAAAAACGTCTATCCGCTCGGACGGCTCGATTATGATTCCGAGGGGCTGCTCCTGCTCAGTGATGAGGCCGGACTAAATACCCGGCTCCTCGATCCCCGCCGCAGCCATTGGCGGACGTACTGGGCGCAGGTGGAGGGGGAGATCACCGCCGAAGCTGCCCGCAAGCTGGAGCAGGGGGTGGTGATTCAAGGAAAGAAAACCCTTCCTGCGCGAGGGAGACCGATCGTCCCGAATCCCGAGCCGCCTCCGCGTGATCCGCCCATCCGGTATAGGGCGAACATTCCGACATCCTGGCTGGAGTTGGAACTCCGCGAGGGAAGAAATCGACAGGTGCGCCGCATGACCGCCGCCGTGGGATTTCCCACACTGCGGCTCATCCGGATGAAAATAGGCGAATATCGTCTTCCTCCCGACCTTCAGCCCGGCCAATGGACCGAGCTGACAGCAGGTGAGAGACGGCAGATATTCGGCTAG
- the nrfD gene encoding NrfD/PsrC family molybdoenzyme membrane anchor subunit: protein MAEGTLNPAEESARIAVERPPLVAPGRTMGWISDYVSSIVEAQTPRWWWVAISITGTLLLVLIACTTYLVATGVGVWGNNHPVGWAWDITNFVFWIGIGHAGTLISAILFLTRQKWRTSINRAAEAMTLFAVICAAIYPTMHVGRVWMSWFLIPVPNANGIWQNFRSPLMWDAFAVLTYFLVSVLFWYTGLIPDLATLRDRATTRVRKFFYGILALGWRGGNRQWRHYEMAYLLLAGLSTPLVLSVHSVVSFDFAASVIPGWHTTIFPPYFVAGAIFGGFAMVLTILIPARAVYRPLGDLITVSHIDKMCKVLLFTGSIVGYAYLMELFMAWYSGNPFERATFWYRATGPYWWAYALMVLCNVAVPQLLWFRFFRTHVIWVFVIAMFANVGMWFERFVIVATSLTRDFLPSSWGMFHPTWVDVAMFAGTFGLFGTLFLLFIRFLPMICMFEVKAVAPSANSHQGGNP, encoded by the coding sequence ATGGCGGAAGGAACACTCAATCCTGCCGAGGAAAGTGCCCGCATTGCGGTGGAGCGTCCGCCGCTCGTTGCGCCTGGACGCACGATGGGGTGGATTTCGGACTATGTCAGCTCCATCGTCGAGGCCCAAACGCCGCGTTGGTGGTGGGTGGCGATATCCATCACGGGAACCCTGCTGCTTGTGCTGATCGCCTGCACCACCTATCTCGTCGCCACGGGGGTGGGCGTGTGGGGTAACAACCACCCCGTCGGCTGGGCGTGGGATATTACGAACTTCGTCTTCTGGATCGGCATCGGCCATGCGGGCACGCTGATCTCGGCCATTCTCTTCCTTACCCGCCAGAAATGGCGCACCTCGATCAATCGCGCTGCCGAAGCCATGACCCTCTTTGCCGTGATCTGCGCGGCGATCTATCCGACAATGCATGTGGGGCGTGTCTGGATGTCGTGGTTCCTCATTCCTGTGCCGAATGCCAACGGGATCTGGCAAAATTTCCGCAGTCCGCTGATGTGGGATGCCTTTGCGGTCCTCACGTATTTCCTCGTCTCGGTTCTCTTCTGGTACACCGGGCTGATTCCCGACCTCGCCACGCTGCGCGACCGTGCGACGACGAGGGTTCGCAAGTTCTTCTACGGCATTCTCGCGCTGGGATGGCGAGGGGGGAATCGGCAATGGAGGCACTATGAAATGGCGTACCTGCTGCTCGCAGGGCTCTCCACACCGCTTGTGCTTTCGGTTCACTCGGTGGTTTCGTTCGACTTTGCGGCCTCGGTGATTCCCGGATGGCACACAACGATCTTCCCGCCGTATTTCGTCGCCGGGGCGATTTTTGGCGGGTTTGCGATGGTATTGACGATCCTTATTCCGGCACGTGCGGTTTATCGTCCGCTGGGCGATCTGATCACCGTTTCGCACATCGACAAGATGTGCAAGGTCCTGCTCTTTACCGGATCCATCGTCGGATACGCGTACCTCATGGAGCTGTTCATGGCGTGGTACAGCGGCAATCCCTTTGAGCGCGCCACCTTCTGGTACCGGGCGACGGGGCCGTACTGGTGGGCCTATGCGCTGATGGTCCTCTGCAATGTCGCCGTGCCGCAGTTGCTCTGGTTCCGCTTTTTCCGGACGCATGTGATCTGGGTCTTTGTCATCGCGATGTTTGCCAATGTCGGGATGTGGTTTGAGCGCTTCGTCATCGTGGCGACCTCGCTGACCCGTGATTTCCTCCCGTCGTCATGGGGCATGTTTCACCCGACCTGGGTGGATGTCGCGATGTTTGCCGGGACGTTTGGGCTCTTTGGTACGCTGTTCCTGCTTTTCATCCGGTTCCTGCCCATGATCTGCATGTTTGAAGTCAAGGCGGTGGCGCCGTCAGCCAATTCTCATCAAGGAGGAAACCCCTGA